The proteins below come from a single Hemibagrus wyckioides isolate EC202008001 linkage group LG22, SWU_Hwy_1.0, whole genome shotgun sequence genomic window:
- the LOC131343671 gene encoding uncharacterized protein C2orf81 homolog has translation MSRNTKPRGEKGRVTSAQPPPPTQAEDMEDSVDPEFLAKSELLTMIAQEEGEEIVADILDELMTHVLEKCYEVYLKKQIIPFTVAWAKNTMFQLAKWQHLMRDEGDDADTTSILHEDTAPAPSVPDSWAEGCVPVIRISNHLQGVKIDAQEAEVKKPQKIQEVQSINQTDAPPRKPRRNGRSIKVITASHAKIELERKPHPPETPSPNKLKPPETPNILQY, from the exons ATGTCACGCAACACCAAGCCTCGAGGTGAGAAGGGTCGAGTGACTTCAGCTCAGCCTCCACCTCCAACTCAAGCTGAGGACATGGAGGACAGTGTAGACCCAGAATTTCTGGCCAAGTCTGAGCTTCTGACCATGATAGCTCAGGAAGAAGGAGAGGAAATTGTGGCAGATATCCTGGATGAGCTCATGACCCATGTTTTGGAGAAGTGTTATGAAGTGTATCTTAAGAAACAG ATAATACCATTTACTGTGGCCTGGGCAAAGAATACCATGTTCCAGCTGGCAAAGTGGCAGCACCTTATgcgtgatgaaggtgatgatgcaGACACAACCTCAATCCTGCATGAAGACACAGCACCTGCGCCTTCAGTTCCAGATTCCTGGGCCGAAGGCTGTGTGCCGGTTATCAGAATCTCAAATCATTTACAG GGGGTTAAGATTGATGCTCAAGAAGCTGAAGTTAAAAAGCCACAGAAAATACAGGAAGTCCAGTCAATAAACCAAACAGATGCTCCCCCAAGGAAACCGAGACGAAACGGCAGGAGCATAAAAGTAATCACTGCATCTCATGCAAAGATAGAACTGGAAAGAAAACCACATCCACCTGAGACACCTTCGCCAAACAAACTGAAGCCTCCAGAAACACCGAATATATTGCAGTATTAG
- the si:dkey-245n4.2 gene encoding uncharacterized protein si:dkey-245n4.2 produces the protein MDGHWLRICVFMLTTSFLQEVAALNLRNELLGKCVQLQDGESNEKVTLEECKPGSVFQEWQWNPETRSLRNPHTGKCLTALKMQAQGTVGLLACRAEDDETQAWSCSKKGHLTLYGKGFHLSVRYDTSDIFLSTERGKSSKWKTLNERTVCEEPPNEPKKIEPKIIAKIRLWQPQVEQDAPKPTHASHFPTVLPQSNSSSDDGDSGAFVNPFSMEYGLEWKVTMLVLSSVALVIGMVILILSIYQNSRRKKTVVVLKSYTSTGEASQPGSPITNERAPLTKHPLKPPHSPSIQHGEIMVEWKDGTVTPLFDTYQTS, from the exons ATGGACGGACACTGGCTCAGGATCTGCGTTTTCATGCTCACTACGAGCTTCCTTCAAG AAGTAGCAGCTCTGAACCTGAGGAACGAGCTATTGGGAAAGTGTGTGCAGTTGCAGGATGGAGAAAGCAATGAAAAGGTGACTTTGGAGGAGTGTAAACCAGGTTCAGTGTTTCAAGAATGGCAGTGGAACCCTGAGACACGCTCCTTAAGGAACCCACACACAGGAAAATGCTTGACAGCTCTCAAGATGCAAGCTCAGGGAACTGTGGGCCTCTTAGCATGCAGAGCTGAAGATGATGAGACTCAGGCTTGGAGTTGTTCAAAAAAGGGCCACCTCACATTGTATGGCAAGGGCTTCCATTTGAGTGTACGCTATGACACATCTGATATCTTTCTTTCCACTGAGCGAGGGAAGAGTTCCAAGTGGAAGACGCTGAATGAGCGAACGGTGTGTGAGGAGCCACCGAATGAGCCTAAGAAGATAGAACCAAAAATCATTGCGAAAATTCGCCTGTGGCAGC CTCAAGTGGAACAGGACGCTCCAAAACCCACCCATGCTTCACACTTCCCCACTGTATTACCCCagtctaacagcagctctgacgaTGGGGACTCTGGTGCATTTGTGAACCCTTTCAGCATGGAGTATG GTCTGGAATGGAAGGTGACGATGCTGGTCCTGAGCTCAGTTGCACTCGTCATTGGGATGGTTATCCTCATCCTGAGCATCTATCAAAATAG CAGACGTAAGAAGACTGTTGTGGTTCTTAAGTCATACACATCCACTGGTGAAGCCAGTCAGCCTGGTTCCCCAATTACCAACGAACGAGCTCCTCTCACCAAACATCCTTTGAAACCTCCCCACTCTCCGTCTATTCAGCATGGCGAGATCATGGTTGAATGGAAGGACGGCACTGTTACGCCACTATTCGACACCTATCAAACATCCTAA
- the aqp3a gene encoding aquaporin-3a yields MGRQKVLLDKIARALQIRNKLLRQGLAELLGTLILVMFGCGAVAQLVLSEGSHGIFLAVNLAFGFAATLGILVCGQVSGGHLNPAVTFALCLLGRAKWRKFLVYFLCQTLGSFFGAGIIFGMYYDAIQVYHKKEGKLPFGIFATYPGEHLSTANGFFDQVIGTAALIVCILAIVDPYNNPVPQGLEAFTVGFTVLVIGLSMGFNSGYAVNPARDLGPRLFTSMAGWGGQVFSMGNYWFLVPIFAPFLGTIIGVILYQLMVGWHTEGEARDKKKETEELNVKLNDIDSN; encoded by the exons ATGGGCAGGCAAAAGGTTTTGCTGGATAAGATTGCTCGTGCCTTACAAATTCGTAATAAGCTATTGCGCCAGGGACTGGCTGAACTATTGGGCACACTAATCCTGGTG ATGTTTGGCTGTGGTGCAGTGGCTCAGTTAGTGCTCAGTGAAGGATCTCACGGCATCTTCCTCGCTGTAAACTTGGCCTTTGGCTTTGCAGCCACACTCGGAATCTTGGTGTGTGGCCAAGTCTCAG GAGGTCATCTGAACCCAGCTGTAACTTTTGCCCTATGTCTACTTGGAAGGGCCAAATGGAGAAAATTTCTGGTGTACTTTTTGTGCCAGACACTTGGTTCCTTTTTTGGGGCTGGTATCATCTTTGGCATGTATTATG ATGCTATCCAGGTATACCATAAAAAAGAAGGCAAACTACCATTTGGAATATTTGCCACCTACCCCGGCGAACACCTTAGTACCGCAAATGGCTTTTTTGATCAG GTGATTGGCACAGCTGCATTGATTGTGTGCATCCTGGCCATTGTAGACCCATACAACAACCCTGTCCCGCAAGGACTTGAGGCCTTCACTGTTGGATTCACTGTACTTGTCATTGGGTTATCTATGGGCTTCAATTCTGGTTATGCAGTAAACCCAGCCAGGGACCTGGGGCCACGTCTTTTTACCTCCATGGCAGGTTGGGGTGGCCAAGTCTTCAG CATGGGGAACTACTGGTTCCTGGTGCCTATCTTTGCCCCATTCTTGGGTACCATCATTGGAGTGATTTTGTACCAACTGATGGTGGGCTGGCACACAGAAGGGGAGGCACGAGAcaagaaaaaggaaacagaagagCTGAACGTCAAGCTGAATGATATTGATTCTAACTGA